The DNA sequence gacaTGAATGTTATACTTCTTAGGTTTTAATGATTTCTTTTCACGATCTTTGTCCTCTACTGCGCAAGAATAACCTTATTTTACATGTCCTTAAAGCCCTTTTTTTAACAACAGACATCTGGGTTTTATATGCTTTATTTTTACATGACAATAGGATTCCATTCTAGTCTAACTGATCTCCAGCTGATTCAGTCCTGTCAATGGTGCTAGTTAAAGCCTTCTTTTCCTGCTCTCTCACTGCCCCCAAAAAACAAACCTTAAATAACGTAATTAATTATCTCTcttgaagaaataaaagaaatccTTCATAattgtcttttttattttttatttatgaagTTTTCTTATGAACTTTtacggtgcgtttggatgagaaaattataaaatccataggaatttataaatgatggaatctttaactccatcaatctaaaattccattaattgcaatttctattgtttggttgcatctatttatgatttgaaatgtgtaataaattaagaaagtttaaaacaaataaaaagataaaatagaaaaaagtcttgttttggaaataaaaattgaatattgcaaaggaattcgtaaatgacacctattttggtggaaattgaagtgagaaatttaaataacgaattccttcgtttttttccacagagaaatttaaaatttccaatctgataatgccaaacgagggaattggtttttaggaattatgaaatcctcacttttaattaaattccatcattttttccctcatccaaacacactcttagGCACAAAACCAAAACGCACAGAATTACCGGATTGATTCGGGTTCATCATCCAAAGGCAACAGGAAGATTGCAACCAGAGACTCCATTGCAGTTCATCATGCCACAGAGGATAGGGGTGTCAACCGACGTGAGTTAGTTAATTTCCTCATAGTCGATCTATTTGTAAATTAATTCACAAATAACAGTGTGTTAATCTGTTacgattttttttaaataatttgttgagttttttgttcttctttttcagcTCCCGAGAAGAGGCAGCGCGTACCCTCTGCTTATAACCAGTTCATAAAGTAACTATTAATGCACACTATTCTCTGATGTTAAGCTCTTCATTAAATTAACAAATTTATGATGTTAATTTGTAGGGAGGAGATTCAGAGGATCAAGGCCAATAACCCTGATATTAGCCATAGAGAAGCTTTCAGCACTGCTGCCAAAAATGTAAGTAGCTAGATAGAAATATAGATTGCAATCAAATCAGAAACATATCCACTATGAAATATGTCAGTTTGTGATTAATTAGTTTAAaccttttctaatttttctagTGGGCGCACTTCCCTCATATTCACTTTGGGCTGATGTTGGAGACCAACAATCAGGCTAAGCTGGACAATGTAAGTAATCTTCTgcactctaaaaaaaaataaaaaattagaaagcaGTATATCTTCCATATTCACAAGTTCCCTTTCAATATTGTTCAACCCTTTTTCCCTctttcaaaatttggaaaaaattcaaatattgtAGCTTGTCTTAAGTTCACAAGGTTATGATTGAGTATAACATTGCAGGGATGTGGTCTGATCTTTTTCTTTATGAAACTAAATTGCAGGGCTCTGAGAAACATCTTCTGTCGAGGGCTGCACTACTGAAATGATCACCGTCATGATGATTCCGGCCACATAAGCAGTGATCGATGGATATCAAAGGAGTACAAGATTTGGCTTGACCCTTACTGCTTTGTTGTTTTAAGGACATTcatactcttcttcttcttcttcttcttcatattcTCTGTGTTTGTCATCAGTTATGCTTAGGGGATTGTTTCTACTTGACTTAAAAGTAGTAAAGTATACCCTATGTACTTCAATCACTTTGTCATCTTAATTTATCAAGGCTTGTTTTGCTTTCCTAATGTCATTACGATTTTATATTGATAATACATTTTAGTATCCCATTTCAAGCTTGATATGCAGATTTGTGTCTACAATTTACGAACTATGAAATATTGAATAAAAAGTAAATTTACCCTCACCATTATAAATACGTTGTAAGATACATTGGTTTGTGGAGGCTCCTCACATATCTGACATAGGGTAATTTATGGGGCATAGCGTTTTACATTACTCTTTAGTtcttggtttgtttgtttttcttttttcctcaaAGCAGTTCCATTGACTACGAGATGGATTACAATTAGATGAAGAGTAATCCAAGCAAAGTTAAGTCTcaaggaattagccaattaaGATGCATCGATCcttagataagaaaaaaaaagtttagcaTATATCGAGCTAAACAATTGACAAATGACTTTGGTTGGTTTAACTTTAACCTTTTCTTCTGAAGTATTCTTGCATGACCAATTTGACTTGAattatttgtaaataattttAAACGAAGCTGCTTCACGATAACTAGCTAGGGTTGTCTTTGACTTAATCAGTTATATACCTGTGTATAGATCTGACAGTCCAATACTATATAAGCTGTAAGGATATGGAGGATTCATGCGTAGTTTTTTTTCTACTGTAACTGGGAGAAAGTTATCAATTTCAGTGCTAGGCCTAACTAACAAATAAATGGAGGTGTTTAGCTAAATATTAACAATCTATATAAATGTAGAGTCTCACATACATGAACTTATAACTGTTATATATGAAAATGGTTCAAAATGACGATCAATGTATACATGCAGATTAACAGTCCTTATTGAATGCATGTAATGTAATTGGAGCAGTAGAGAAAAAGGTAATTCttgaatttcctttttttttttttaaagtaaataAAGACAGAAAATATCCAAGAAAAGCCTTTGTGTGTCCAAATCCAAGCATAGACCACTGTAAAGACACACACCTATATATGCATGACCTCTGTGAAAAGTGAAAAGGAATTCATGGACCACCATTAATCTTGCCTCTGCATATATGCACCATCCCCATTTAGATACCTTCTCTAGACAGAATCATCATCCCTTCCAAAAGCACTTCTACTCCTACTAAAGCAAATATAATTACAGAAAACCCTTTTGCATATCTATGGTTGAGTTTCAACTGATttgaagcaaaaaagaaaagatgagGAGAGGAGGACAGAGCAACGTCCTGGGGATCTTGAAGTGGGTTCTGTGGTAAGTAGCTAGCTTGATTTGACTAGCTGTCAAGCTTACTTTCTTTCTTCCTTGTTTTTGGTAAACtgtaaaagaaaaagtaaatatgaCGGTACACATTTGGTGGTGCATGTAGTAGTAATATAAGGCCGAGCTAGCTAGGGTTCTGCTggcttctgcttctgcttcttctgcTGCGCTTCTGCTCTGACACGACTCACTACACGTTCATGTTCTGACATTTAGAATCTGAAACGTCAATTTCATGTCTGTTAACGCATTCAATCTCATTTCAATGTCATTTCACATCTCCAGCTCCGTCGTCTTCTCAGCTCTCTGATTCTTCTGACTTCACCCCCTTCCCTTCCGCACTCTGGCTGCTAGCTCATTCACTTTGAAGTTTGCAACTTTGGACTACTATTTCTTTTCCGTCAATCTCTCTCTTAATTTTGGAATGTTTGTGTCCTCTCAACGTGTTCCTACACTTAAATGCTGTGGGGGCACGTACCCTATCATCAACTTGATTAGGGCCCCTTATAAGGACTAAAGTTTGGTTCATTATTATGAAATTTGGGGCAACATGTGATTCCCATGGCATCATGTTCTGTGTGTCTGGAATTACGCATTTGTTGAATGTTGATCAGAAATTCTCCATCTCCAAAAGTGTGTGCTAAGAAATCGTGACACGTAATTCATGCTACACTTTTTCGTATATTGAAATGTAAATGTTGAAGGATATTTAATTTTAGTATGTCTTATCAAATTAGGATTATTTTTTATAGTTGTAAttggagagaatgttctagattccTAGTTCAAGTTAGAATAGAAATCCTTGTACTACAAGATaatgtactttgtaatctccatatatagggctcctattatatCAATGAATAGACAcaccaattctctctacaatctctcTTGCATTCTATTTCCTTAAACACATAATCAGCATGAGCCCTAATCCTAAAATCATAAGCCAAATACTTTTATGCAAAACATCATGCTGCACAAACatcaaaccctagaaccctAAAATCCCAGGAACACCGTGCGCACCATCCTTGGCCAAGCACCACCTCCAGCACTGCCATCtttgaactaagagtgttcataaacAACATACTAATTAAGAGCGATCGTGAGCATCGAAATATTACGGACTAAGAGCATTCATAAgttacggactaagagcgttcgtaagtaTTAAATTTGACCATTTAAacgtcattgtttcaatctaaatCCAAATTTTGGAAACTATCAATAAAGACATTGGTTATAGCTCTTTcacaactaggctcatccaattaagtgtgatgtctagggaaatagttgagataagtggtacttaagcgaggtTTGCTCCATTGACATCTCCtcttactttcctggtcatgcttaattggagttaccgaaaggattgaTTAACAACCATTAGTCGAGTATTGATTataattattttggattagatttagtttagaaactttgacgtaTTCGTTGGCTttcattaaaataaaatttcgattttgattcgaactttattcattcaagtatgtttcccAGAGAcatagaatgcctcgtggatagtgctactatgCACACCATACTTCAAAATAGGTAATTATTCCTTGAGATGATGTCTGctcgatcttcagtgactacgatggtagggtcatctaaattaattcatggtcgaggaccaactcaattcttgttgccaaatggcacaatcattaatgtcactgaagctctctacgctcctaggacaaaaagaacccttttgagctttaaagatataagagccaatggttttcatgtagaAAGACATTGTGAGAATAgacaagagttcatttgcatcacctctaatgactacagacataaacgagtattagagaaacttatgtgtcgctctagtgggttatatgtaaccactattcaagtaattgaatccaataatgttataagagatgacttatgggattctaacacatataggttttggcatgaccgtttagGACACCTacgtcgtgacatgatgatccgtatattaaagaattcacacagacatcccttATTCAtaacgaagagaagtaagatTCAAAAATCTATTCTAGGAGAGCACGGGCCAACTTGGAGCCTCATGGCGTTACCACCGTGCAACACAAGCCGACTCATGTAGGTGTCGCCTATCCCCTGCAGCCAACACTTGACTTTGACGCcaagaaccctaattcaacTCATCTTTCTATTCCTAAATTCAATTGTGACTTTATgcctcaaccaaaatcctcattggttgctccTATGGCCCATCTTTCTTTCTacaagcctgctctttagcaaaattaggatcgagaccatcctatgcaaaggacaataaagaaaatattctattcttacaaagaatctaaggtgaTAAttatggacctattcaaccaccttgcagaccatttagatattttatggtgtcggttgatgcatcgacacgccggtcacatgtcatgctcttgTCTACAAGgaacgctgcttttgctaaactcctagcataaattattaagttaaaCGCTCAccacccagatcatcctattaagtcaatacgtcttgataatgctggggagtttacataaaaattttttgatgattattgcttgtccattgggattgaagttgaacatctagTTCCTCATGtttatacccaaaatggtctcgcggaagcTGCCAtgaaaagacttcaaatggttgctagggcattggttatgcgcaccaatctccctgtttctgcttggggctatgcaatattgcatgcagctgtgcttattcatctgaggcccactgccatgcactcaaccattttctgcttcccagatggtgactgggtatgagtcTGATGTCTCACaattacgcatatttgggtgtgcagtttatgtgtcaattgcaCTGCCACAACGTACTAAAataggtcctcagagacgattaagcatttatgttggatatgattctccaaccattatccacTATTTAGAACTCTTAACAGGCTATCTCTtgaccactagatttgcggattgtcacttttaTGAGACACTCTTCCCaacgttagggggagataagaacactaatgttcaacagaaatgacaagaattgtcgtggtctgtccctactttgtctcatcttgatccccgaatcGCACAGTCCGatattgaagtgcggagaattctcgatcttcataacgtagcagattcgatgcctgatggttttactgatatcgctaaagtgacgagatcacacatacctgctgcaaacgtgcctgcaaggattgatgtccctacaTAAAGAGGGC is a window from the Rosa chinensis cultivar Old Blush chromosome 2, RchiOBHm-V2, whole genome shotgun sequence genome containing:
- the LOC112185804 gene encoding axial regulator YABBY 5, giving the protein MSSCIDAVPEQLCYIPCNFCNIVLAVSVPCSSLFDIVTVRCGHCTNLWSVNMAAAFQSLSCQDVQAQNQNAQNYRIDSGSSSKGNRKIATRDSIAVHHATEDRGVNRPPEKRQRVPSAYNQFIKEEIQRIKANNPDISHREAFSTAAKNWAHFPHIHFGLMLETNNQAKLDNGSEKHLLSRAALLK